The following are encoded together in the Deltaproteobacteria bacterium genome:
- a CDS encoding HD domain-containing protein produces MDRIQIKDLKDKDQVTSIFLVKEKNMALGKNGKPFMTILLGDNSGTMDARVWGQVDEFSKECEVGNLIQVKGHVQLFQNRKQFIIAKINRVDEKEFNLGDFIMKSSFSSEDMYLEVLGFAKDVKSEPIKQLIFSVLEDPEIKTMLYKAPAAKTIHHAWYGGLLEHIVSILKILKPLAEHYSFMNRDYLYFGAIFHDIGKLWELHYEESFGYTDRGRLIGHMEIACELIDKKCAKILGFPNDLKDILKHIVLSHHGRLEYGSPKRPKFLEAFLVAYIDDLDSKVNQIHTFIESEKASGEKWSRFNESFERYFMLEDRTQS; encoded by the coding sequence ATGGATAGAATTCAAATTAAAGACTTAAAAGATAAAGATCAGGTAACGAGTATATTTTTGGTTAAAGAGAAGAATATGGCTTTAGGAAAAAATGGCAAGCCATTTATGACAATTTTATTGGGTGATAATAGTGGAACTATGGATGCTCGAGTGTGGGGGCAGGTAGATGAGTTTAGCAAAGAATGCGAAGTAGGAAATCTTATTCAAGTGAAGGGTCACGTTCAGTTATTTCAGAACAGAAAACAATTCATCATTGCAAAAATAAATAGGGTGGATGAAAAAGAGTTTAATCTTGGCGATTTTATTATGAAGTCGAGTTTTTCATCTGAAGATATGTATCTTGAGGTTTTAGGTTTTGCAAAGGATGTAAAAAGTGAGCCGATCAAACAATTAATTTTTTCTGTTTTGGAAGATCCAGAAATCAAAACCATGCTCTACAAAGCCCCAGCCGCAAAAACAATACATCATGCCTGGTATGGGGGGTTACTCGAACATATTGTTTCAATTTTGAAAATTTTAAAACCGCTTGCTGAACACTATTCATTTATGAATCGAGATTATCTCTATTTTGGTGCTATTTTTCATGATATTGGAAAACTTTGGGAATTACACTATGAGGAGTCATTTGGTTATACAGATCGTGGCCGGCTCATTGGTCATATGGAAATAGCTTGTGAATTAATTGATAAAAAGTGTGCAAAGATTTTAGGTTTTCCAAATGATTTAAAGGACATTTTAAAACACATTGTTTTAAGTCACCACGGGAGATTAGAATACGGCTCTCCCAAACGACCTAAATTTTTAGAAGCTTTTTTAGTTGCTTATATAGATGATCTCGATAGTAAAGTTAACCAAATCCACACTTTTATCGAGTCAGAAAAAGCAAGTGGTGAGAAATGGTCCAGATTTAATGAATCTTTTGAAAGATATTTTATGCTTGAAGATAGGACTCAGAGCTAA
- the cysE gene encoding serine O-acetyltransferase, with amino-acid sequence MLDFLYAYKRYDPAAKSICEIFFLYPGPRALFFHRIAHPFYNLGFFFLARFICEISRFLSGIEIHPGAKIGKRLVIDHGMGLVIGETAVIGDDCILFHGVTLGGAKFEPIKRHPTLGNNVLVGTGAKILGPISIGNNAKIGANSVVTKDVNENEVIVGWDRLITKH; translated from the coding sequence ATGTTAGATTTTTTATATGCTTATAAAAGATACGACCCTGCAGCTAAAAGTATTTGTGAAATATTTTTTCTTTACCCTGGCCCAAGAGCCTTATTTTTTCACAGAATCGCCCATCCATTTTATAATTTAGGTTTTTTCTTTTTAGCCAGATTTATTTGTGAGATCTCTAGATTTCTGTCAGGAATTGAAATTCATCCGGGGGCCAAAATTGGAAAAAGATTAGTAATTGATCATGGTATGGGTTTGGTCATCGGTGAAACGGCAGTGATTGGTGATGATTGCATATTGTTTCACGGAGTCACTCTCGGTGGAGCTAAATTTGAACCCATTAAACGTCATCCAACCTTGGGAAATAATGTTTTAGTTGGAACTGGAGCTAAAATTCTTGGCCCTATTTCTATTGGAAATAATGCCAAAATAGGTGCCAACAGTGTCGTTACAAAGGATGTAAATGAGAACGAGGTCATTGTTGGCTGGGACCGTCTCATAACAAAACATTAA
- a CDS encoding HD domain-containing protein, producing the protein MKNHVEGLVSISIEDIVQNVTLPGDVYLKLGENNFVIIGREGSKEQFKELHFYDKIKVSPEVFVKKLDLRKFTSLRVLSSNEIMKNDKVSTEAKMNVLSKTLNSIFTSINHLGFNHEALGHSKFVANSIIKLIEQTPRLSSLMNVLNGISEDLVKHSMATSLVSVMIAQSKNWNNPSILEKMSLGGILHDVGLKEYPKSFLDKPRVEYTAEDLEYYQKHPFRGVEILRTVENIPQEVMAIVYEHHENAIGQGYPRALRDVRLHPFSKVVALADTFCEVSIAGTQNPLVRSPEEAIFYIENDLGQPFNKECFNALKNILMFGIRKASVKIVS; encoded by the coding sequence ATGAAGAATCATGTGGAAGGTTTAGTTTCTATAAGCATTGAGGACATTGTCCAAAATGTCACTCTACCTGGTGATGTGTATTTAAAACTGGGAGAGAACAATTTTGTCATCATTGGCAGAGAGGGCTCTAAAGAGCAATTCAAAGAGCTTCATTTTTATGATAAAATCAAAGTGAGCCCAGAAGTATTTGTAAAAAAACTAGACTTAAGAAAATTTACTTCTTTGCGGGTCCTTTCTTCAAATGAAATTATGAAAAATGACAAAGTTTCCACTGAAGCTAAAATGAATGTCTTGTCAAAAACATTGAACAGTATTTTTACTTCTATAAATCATTTAGGATTTAATCATGAGGCTCTTGGACATTCTAAATTTGTTGCTAATTCGATCATTAAGCTTATTGAACAGACTCCCAGATTGTCATCATTAATGAATGTTTTAAATGGCATCTCCGAGGATTTAGTAAAGCATTCCATGGCTACGAGTTTGGTCTCAGTCATGATTGCCCAATCTAAGAACTGGAATAATCCATCAATATTAGAAAAAATGTCCTTGGGAGGTATATTACACGATGTTGGCCTGAAGGAGTATCCTAAAAGCTTTCTCGATAAGCCGAGAGTTGAGTATACGGCAGAGGATTTGGAATATTATCAAAAGCATCCTTTTCGTGGGGTCGAAATTTTAAGAACGGTTGAAAATATCCCTCAAGAAGTCATGGCCATTGTTTATGAACATCATGAAAATGCGATTGGGCAGGGGTATCCACGGGCTTTGAGGGATGTACGGTTACATCCTTTTTCGAAGGTAGTTGCCTTGGCAGACACTTTCTGTGAGGTTTCAATCGCGGGAACTCAGAATCCCCTTGTTCGAAGCCCAGAAGAGGCCATTTTTTATATTGAAAACGATTTGGGGCAGCCATTTAACAAA